A window of Rhodanobacteraceae bacterium contains these coding sequences:
- a CDS encoding CDP-alcohol phosphatidyltransferase family protein, with translation MSEPGRTWLRHLPNALSLARLAAALPIAWLVVHDHGQLAMVCFILAGASDGLDGWLAKRFRWQSQLGGWLDPLADKALVLSVCVALALHGDLPWWLLGLIAVRDLVIVSGAVAFHFNYAPLHARPTLLGKLTTFALLLTVVALLARNVGAQIAPALVDALVWLCASLLVASGIDYVRRWSSKARKVRRSEQSQTREPRSP, from the coding sequence ATGAGCGAACCGGGCCGCACCTGGCTGCGCCATTTGCCGAACGCTTTGTCGCTGGCGCGGCTGGCGGCTGCCTTGCCGATCGCCTGGCTCGTGGTGCACGACCACGGCCAATTGGCCATGGTCTGCTTCATCCTCGCCGGCGCCTCCGATGGGCTGGACGGCTGGCTGGCCAAGCGCTTCCGCTGGCAATCGCAACTCGGTGGCTGGCTGGACCCGCTGGCGGACAAGGCGCTGGTGCTGTCGGTCTGCGTGGCGCTGGCGCTGCACGGCGACCTTCCGTGGTGGTTGCTCGGTCTGATCGCGGTGCGTGACCTGGTGATCGTCAGCGGCGCGGTCGCCTTCCACTTCAACTACGCGCCGCTGCACGCGCGGCCGACTTTACTCGGCAAGCTGACGACCTTCGCCCTGCTGCTGACGGTGGTGGCGCTCCTGGCGCGCAACGTGGGTGCACAGATCGCACCCGCGCTGGTCGATGCGCTCGTCTGGCTGTGCGCCAGCCTGCTGGTCGCGAGCGGCATCGACTACGTGCGGCGCTGGAGCTCCAAGGCACGCAAGGTGCGGCGCAGCGAACAATCGCAAACACGGGAGCCACGCAGCCCATGA
- a CDS encoding AI-2E family transporter, translating to MSTTHRWQLLAITVAIGWLLYLLGPVLTPFAVAALLAYLGDPLVDRLEARGYSRSIAVVLVFTLMTLLLVLAPLILIPVLESQISTLVDKLPVYIGWLRERVMPFLVERLGVDPAMFSTDQIVAMLKSHWQQAGGVAATVIAQVSQSGLAIIGWIMNLLLVPVVTFYFLRDWDTMILRVRELLPRTVESRVVEIARQSDEVLSAFLRGQILVMVALGLIYSIGLWMAGLKLAFLIGMGAGLLSFVPYLGGILGVGGAVIAALVEHRDLIHVVYVLIVFGVGQTLEGFVLTPWLVGDRIGLHPVAVIFAILAGGQLFGFIGVLLALPLAAVLLVILRHVHQRYVESGLYREGAGTAEASGPGTRDPGPGNGGEPAQLASTVASASAPSASTSELPMHLPGPDEHIASAPGHPTPPADTQ from the coding sequence ATGAGCACCACCCATCGCTGGCAGTTGCTGGCTATTACCGTCGCCATCGGCTGGCTGCTGTACCTGCTCGGCCCGGTGCTGACGCCGTTCGCGGTCGCGGCGCTGCTCGCCTACCTGGGAGATCCGCTGGTCGACCGCCTGGAGGCGCGCGGTTACAGCCGCAGCATCGCGGTGGTGCTGGTGTTCACCTTGATGACCTTGCTGCTGGTGCTGGCGCCGCTGATCCTGATTCCGGTGCTGGAATCGCAGATCAGCACCCTGGTCGACAAGCTGCCGGTCTACATCGGCTGGCTGCGCGAACGGGTGATGCCCTTCCTGGTCGAGCGCCTGGGCGTGGACCCGGCGATGTTCAGCACCGACCAGATCGTGGCCATGCTGAAATCGCACTGGCAGCAGGCCGGCGGCGTGGCGGCGACGGTGATCGCGCAAGTTTCCCAGTCGGGTCTCGCCATCATCGGCTGGATCATGAACCTGCTGCTGGTCCCGGTGGTGACCTTCTACTTCCTGCGCGACTGGGACACGATGATCCTGCGGGTGCGCGAACTGCTGCCGCGCACGGTCGAAAGCCGGGTGGTGGAAATCGCGCGCCAGTCGGACGAGGTGCTCAGCGCCTTCCTGCGCGGGCAGATCCTGGTGATGGTCGCGCTCGGCCTGATCTATTCGATCGGCCTGTGGATGGCCGGCCTCAAGCTCGCCTTCCTGATCGGCATGGGCGCCGGCCTGCTGAGCTTCGTGCCCTATCTCGGCGGCATCCTGGGCGTCGGCGGCGCGGTGATCGCCGCGCTGGTTGAACACCGCGACCTGATCCATGTGGTCTATGTGCTGATCGTGTTCGGGGTCGGCCAGACGCTCGAGGGCTTCGTGCTGACGCCGTGGCTGGTCGGAGACCGCATCGGCCTGCATCCGGTGGCGGTGATCTTCGCGATCCTCGCCGGCGGCCAGCTGTTCGGCTTCATCGGCGTGCTGCTGGCGCTGCCGCTGGCCGCCGTGCTGCTGGTGATCCTGCGCCATGTGCACCAGCGCTATGTCGAGAGCGGGTTGTATCGGGAGGGAGCGGGGACGGCGGAAGCTTCGGGACCGGGGACCCGGGACCCGGGACCCGGAAACGGCGGGGAGCCCGCGCAGCTCGCTTCGACTGTCGCTTCCGCGAGCGCCCCTTCGGCCTCGACATCCGAGCTCCCGATGCATCTCCCGGGTCCCGATGAGCACATCGCCTCAGCTCCCGGCCACCCAACGCCTCCCGCGGACACCCAATGA
- a CDS encoding DnaA regulatory inactivator Hda, producing the protein MSQLPLALGRLDAPDFEHFWPGADALVLARLRALAAAPGAAQVLLTGGESSGKTHLLLATCEAARAAGYDAACLPLDQLDGADLAEAIDAELVAVDAVDAAFADRTRAEWLFAQINRQHDRGRALLLALRRMPEPGEVVLPDLLSRLMRCEKLSLAPHDDHARRSILLHRAEQVGIPLDPAAADHLLRHESRDLRALLARLKQLDREALARGRRITVPLVRDVAGRTG; encoded by the coding sequence ATGAGCCAGCTCCCGCTGGCCCTCGGGCGTCTGGACGCCCCCGATTTCGAGCATTTCTGGCCGGGCGCGGATGCGCTGGTGTTGGCGCGTTTGCGCGCGCTGGCGGCGGCGCCGGGCGCCGCGCAGGTGCTGCTGACAGGTGGCGAATCCAGCGGCAAGACGCATCTGCTGCTCGCCACCTGCGAGGCCGCGCGCGCGGCGGGCTACGATGCCGCCTGCCTGCCGCTGGATCAACTGGACGGCGCCGACCTGGCCGAGGCGATCGACGCCGAACTGGTCGCGGTGGATGCGGTGGACGCGGCGTTTGCCGACCGCACGCGCGCCGAATGGCTGTTCGCCCAGATCAATCGCCAGCACGACCGCGGCCGTGCGCTGCTGCTGGCCCTGCGCCGGATGCCCGAGCCCGGCGAGGTGGTCCTGCCGGACCTGCTCTCGCGGCTGATGCGTTGCGAGAAGCTGTCGCTGGCGCCGCACGATGACCACGCGCGCCGGTCGATCCTGCTGCACCGCGCCGAGCAGGTCGGCATCCCGCTCGATCCCGCCGCCGCCGACCACCTGCTGCGCCACGAGAGCCGCGACTTGCGCGCGCTGCTGGCGCGCCTGAAACAACTCGACCGCGAAGCCCTCGCCCGCGGCCGGCGCATCACCGTGCCGCTGGTGCGGGATGTGGCGGGCCGGACCGGTTGA
- a CDS encoding PilT/PilU family type 4a pilus ATPase codes for MSIDFNSFLKLMVHKKASDLFITAGVPPSIKVHGRIAPITQAALTPQQSRDLVLSVMTPSQREEFEKTHECQFAISLQGVGRFRVSCFYQRNQVGMVLRRIETKIPTLDELSLPPILKTLAMTKRGLIIFVGATGTGKTTSLAAMLGYRNQNSTGHIITIEDPIEFVHKHEGCIITQREVGIDTDSFELALKNTLRQAPDVILIGEVRARETMEHAITFAETGHLCLCTLHANNANQAIDRILHFFPEDRRPQLLMDLSLNLKGIVAQQLIPTPDGKGRRVAMEVLLGTPLVQDYIRQGEVHKLKDVMKESTNLGMRTFDQSLFELYQAGEISYEDALRHADSSNEVRLRIKLAQGGDAHTLSAGMEGVELIER; via the coding sequence ATGAGCATCGACTTCAATTCCTTCCTGAAGCTGATGGTGCACAAGAAGGCGTCGGACTTGTTCATCACCGCCGGGGTGCCGCCTTCAATCAAGGTGCACGGGCGCATCGCGCCGATCACCCAGGCCGCACTGACGCCGCAGCAGAGCCGCGACCTGGTGCTCTCGGTGATGACGCCCTCGCAGCGCGAGGAGTTCGAAAAGACCCACGAGTGCCAGTTTGCGATCAGCCTGCAGGGCGTGGGCCGTTTCCGCGTCAGCTGCTTCTACCAGCGCAACCAGGTCGGCATGGTGTTGCGCCGCATCGAGACCAAGATCCCGACCCTCGATGAGCTCAGCCTGCCGCCGATCCTGAAAACGCTGGCGATGACCAAGCGCGGCCTGATCATCTTCGTCGGCGCCACCGGCACCGGCAAGACGACCTCGCTGGCGGCGATGCTCGGCTACCGCAACCAGAACTCGACCGGCCACATCATCACCATCGAGGACCCGATCGAATTCGTGCACAAGCACGAGGGCTGCATCATCACCCAGCGCGAGGTCGGCATCGACACCGATTCCTTCGAGCTGGCGCTGAAGAACACCCTGCGCCAGGCGCCGGACGTGATCCTGATCGGCGAGGTGCGCGCACGCGAGACCATGGAGCACGCGATCACCTTCGCCGAGACCGGTCACTTGTGCCTGTGCACCCTGCATGCGAACAACGCCAACCAGGCGATCGACCGCATCCTGCACTTCTTCCCCGAAGACCGCCGGCCGCAGTTGCTGATGGACCTGTCGCTGAACCTGAAGGGTATCGTCGCGCAGCAGCTGATTCCGACGCCGGACGGCAAGGGCCGCCGGGTGGCGATGGAAGTGCTGCTCGGCACCCCGCTGGTGCAGGACTACATCCGCCAGGGCGAGGTGCACAAGCTCAAGGACGTGATGAAGGAATCCACCAACCTCGGCATGCGCACCTTCGACCAGAGCCTGTTCGAGCTCTACCAGGCCGGCGAGATCAGCTACGAAGACGCGCTGCGCCACGCCGACTCGTCGAACGAGGTGCGCCTGCGCATCAAGCTGGCGCAGGGCGGCGACGCGCATACGCTCAGTGCCGGCATGGAAGGCGTCGAGCTCATCGAGCGCTGA
- a CDS encoding type IV pilus twitching motility protein PilT → MDIAELLAFSVKNKASDLHLSAGLPPMIRVDGDVRRINIPALDHKSVHGLVYDIMSDKQRRDYEEYLEVDFSFEIPGLARFRVNAFNQNRGAGAVFRTIPSEVLSLEDLAAPKVFKELIDQPQGLILVTGPTGSGKSTTLAAMLDHINKNEYAHILSVEDPIEFVHTSNKCLINQREVHRDTHGFNEALRSALREDPDYILVGELRDLETIRLALTAAETGHLVFGTLHTSSAAKTIDRIIDVFPAGEKPMVRSMLSESLRAVIAQSLLKKVGGGRIAAHEIMVGIPAIRNLIREDKVAQMYSSIQTGANYGMQTLDQCLQDLVKRGLITRQQAMTYAKDKRLFEA, encoded by the coding sequence ATGGATATCGCCGAGTTATTGGCCTTCAGCGTCAAGAACAAGGCCTCCGACCTGCACCTGTCGGCCGGCCTGCCGCCGATGATCCGGGTCGACGGCGATGTGCGCCGCATCAACATTCCGGCACTCGACCACAAGTCGGTGCACGGCCTCGTCTACGACATCATGTCGGACAAGCAGCGCCGCGACTACGAGGAATACCTCGAGGTCGACTTCTCCTTCGAAATCCCCGGCCTGGCGCGCTTCCGCGTCAACGCGTTCAACCAGAACCGCGGCGCCGGCGCGGTGTTCCGTACCATTCCCTCGGAAGTCCTGAGCCTCGAAGACCTCGCCGCGCCGAAGGTGTTCAAGGAGCTGATCGACCAGCCGCAGGGCCTGATCCTGGTGACCGGCCCGACCGGCTCGGGCAAGTCGACCACGCTGGCGGCGATGCTCGACCACATCAACAAGAACGAGTACGCGCACATCCTCTCGGTGGAAGACCCGATCGAGTTCGTGCACACCTCGAACAAGTGCCTGATCAACCAGCGCGAGGTCCACCGCGACACGCACGGCTTCAACGAGGCGCTGCGCTCGGCCTTGCGCGAGGACCCGGACTACATTCTGGTCGGCGAGTTGCGCGACCTGGAGACCATCCGCCTGGCGCTGACCGCCGCGGAGACCGGTCACCTGGTGTTCGGTACCCTGCACACCTCGTCGGCGGCCAAGACCATCGACCGCATCATCGACGTGTTCCCCGCCGGCGAAAAGCCGATGGTGCGCTCGATGCTGTCCGAATCGCTGCGCGCGGTTATCGCGCAGTCGCTGTTGAAGAAGGTCGGCGGCGGCCGCATCGCGGCGCACGAGATCATGGTCGGCATCCCGGCCATCCGCAACCTGATCCGCGAGGACAAGGTCGCGCAGATGTATTCGTCGATCCAGACCGGCGCCAACTACGGCATGCAGACCCTCGACCAGTGCCTGCAGGACCTGGTCAAGCGCGGACTGATCACGCGCCAGCAGGCGATGACCTACGCCAAGGACAAGCGGCTGTTCGAGGCGTGA
- a CDS encoding YggS family pyridoxal phosphate-dependent enzyme: MPDAAAQRLASIRQRIAAVAQGRTATLVAVSKTQPAARVRAMHAAGQTVFGENYVQEALAKMTELADCTIEWHLIGPLQSNKCREVAEHFDWMQTLDRAKLIPLLARHRPDGSAPLNVLVQVNLDDEDSKSGAHPADIDALADAVARQPRLRLRGLMSIPKPWPDPDQRRAGFRALHAMFQALKQRHPGIDTLSMGMSDDFEFALAEGATMVRVGSALFGPRG; the protein is encoded by the coding sequence ATGCCTGACGCAGCGGCCCAGCGCCTTGCATCGATCCGCCAGCGCATTGCCGCGGTCGCGCAGGGGCGAACGGCGACACTGGTGGCGGTCAGCAAGACCCAGCCCGCGGCGCGCGTGCGCGCGATGCATGCGGCGGGGCAGACCGTGTTCGGCGAGAACTATGTGCAGGAGGCACTCGCCAAGATGACGGAACTGGCGGATTGCACCATCGAGTGGCATCTGATCGGCCCGCTGCAATCGAACAAATGCCGCGAGGTGGCCGAACATTTCGACTGGATGCAGACCCTGGACCGCGCCAAGTTGATCCCCCTGCTCGCGCGCCATCGGCCAGACGGAAGCGCGCCGCTCAACGTACTGGTGCAAGTCAACCTGGACGATGAAGACAGCAAGTCCGGCGCCCATCCGGCCGACATCGACGCCCTGGCCGACGCGGTCGCGCGCCAACCGCGCCTGCGCCTGCGCGGCCTGATGTCGATTCCAAAGCCCTGGCCGGATCCAGACCAACGTCGCGCCGGCTTCCGGGCACTGCACGCCATGTTCCAGGCGCTGAAGCAACGCCACCCCGGCATCGACACCCTGTCGATGGGCATGAGCGATGACTTCGAATTCGCCCTGGCCGAGGGCGCGACGATGGTGCGCGTGGGGTCGGCGCTATTCGGGCCCAGGGGCTGA
- a CDS encoding response regulator yields MQQTGQLGALEWRRQKGVDAVLYWCSGSLVFALLTVFSVRSWAPMGTLAVWLGVHFALCVVAAWAWIRREHDSERSFQIAEGVLITSSLSWGIGAVMLGMLPSGAYNMPMILTIAGLATASVWLFATELLLLIGVLVVLLAPMIFLLLGGREAEWSAALLAVLLVILNLLLGRRVAAIADAEARVAQPPFLAEYAASRAERERDRDRQPGLTAAEQTEIVQLRTELERHRNLEKEMEAAKQVAEAANMAKGEFLATMSHEMRTPLNGIIPLLEILRDTKLGPDQREYLNTAYTSAKHLLRIIDDILDYSKIEANKLELENVGINLKEVVDSVVRLMEKAADAKGLKLAVAFDPNVRLACRGDSVRLRQVLFNLVSNAIKFTDKGSVQIQVSKRGETRTTSEILFAVRDTGVGISPEKSERLFQPFSQADTSTTRNYGGTGLGLVICKRIVELMGGKIGLKSEVGKGSVFWFSAPFQKAIGDVSANRRDLSGSRALIVSADARLTQRLTGYCQNWNISQIATNTAADALSKLKSSATLGENWAFDVVLVDVGSMRPTAAALARNVSREPALERIRMVFVEGDEPNPAELQVEPHRGAVLKRQFSESELQAVLNKLLQVESGSERRFSLLDEAARLGVDDSAAAATRSAAEEAEPAAQAKLAGHALLVEDNPVNRQVAQRLLSLIGITYDIAENGKEGFEMMGRGVYDVVLMDCQMPVMDGYTATRSRRTLEQERSMPRIPIIAMTANAMAGDREKCLASGMDDYMSKPLNRGLLEQTIRKWMPKHRKVEAPPAQPRAPEAEKLHSAVRQTEPVKLSPSTPAINEAIVNELIDVMGSEFTSLVKVYLEDTPKNLGILVAAAERGDVQAMIAPAHSLKSTSANLGAMALSDLAKLIEHGARAGTLRDSIGMARQAGTEFRRAAEELQRLLQNAGV; encoded by the coding sequence ATGCAACAGACAGGGCAGCTCGGGGCACTGGAATGGCGTCGCCAGAAGGGCGTCGATGCCGTCCTTTACTGGTGCAGCGGCAGCCTGGTGTTCGCGCTCCTGACGGTTTTCTCGGTGCGCTCCTGGGCGCCGATGGGGACGCTGGCCGTCTGGCTGGGCGTGCATTTTGCGCTGTGCGTGGTCGCGGCCTGGGCGTGGATCCGTCGCGAGCATGACAGCGAGCGTTCCTTCCAGATCGCCGAGGGTGTGCTGATCACCAGTTCGCTGAGCTGGGGAATCGGCGCGGTGATGCTTGGCATGCTGCCGAGCGGCGCCTACAACATGCCGATGATCCTCACCATCGCCGGGCTGGCGACCGCGAGCGTCTGGCTGTTCGCGACCGAACTGTTGTTGCTCATCGGTGTCCTCGTGGTCCTGCTGGCGCCGATGATCTTCCTGCTGCTGGGTGGGCGCGAGGCCGAGTGGTCCGCCGCATTGCTGGCCGTGCTGCTGGTCATCCTCAATCTGCTTCTCGGGCGGCGCGTGGCGGCGATCGCCGACGCCGAGGCACGTGTGGCGCAACCGCCGTTCCTGGCGGAGTACGCCGCGTCGCGCGCCGAGCGTGAACGCGACCGCGACCGCCAGCCGGGGCTGACCGCCGCCGAGCAGACCGAGATCGTCCAGTTGCGCACCGAACTCGAGCGCCACCGCAACCTCGAGAAGGAAATGGAGGCTGCCAAGCAGGTTGCCGAAGCCGCGAACATGGCCAAGGGCGAGTTCCTCGCGACCATGAGCCATGAGATGCGCACGCCGCTGAACGGCATCATCCCGCTGCTCGAGATCCTGCGGGATACCAAGCTCGGCCCGGATCAGCGCGAATACCTCAACACCGCGTACACCTCGGCCAAGCACCTGCTGCGCATCATTGACGACATCCTCGATTACTCGAAGATCGAGGCCAACAAGCTGGAGCTGGAGAACGTCGGCATCAACCTCAAGGAGGTGGTCGACTCGGTGGTGCGCCTGATGGAGAAGGCCGCCGACGCCAAAGGCCTCAAGTTGGCGGTCGCTTTCGATCCCAATGTGCGGTTGGCCTGCCGTGGTGATTCGGTCCGCCTGCGTCAGGTGTTGTTCAACCTGGTCAGCAACGCAATCAAGTTCACCGACAAGGGCTCGGTGCAGATCCAGGTGAGCAAGCGCGGTGAGACCCGCACCACCAGCGAGATCCTGTTCGCCGTGCGCGACACCGGCGTCGGGATTTCGCCGGAGAAGTCCGAGCGCCTGTTCCAGCCCTTCTCCCAGGCCGACACTTCCACCACTCGCAACTACGGTGGCACGGGCCTCGGCCTGGTGATCTGCAAGCGCATCGTGGAACTGATGGGCGGCAAGATCGGGCTCAAGAGCGAGGTCGGCAAAGGCTCGGTATTCTGGTTCAGCGCGCCGTTCCAGAAGGCCATCGGTGATGTCAGCGCCAATCGCCGCGATCTGTCCGGTTCGCGCGCGCTGATTGTCAGCGCGGATGCCCGGCTGACCCAGCGGCTGACTGGCTACTGCCAGAACTGGAACATCAGCCAGATTGCGACCAACACGGCGGCGGATGCGCTCAGCAAGCTCAAGTCCTCGGCCACACTGGGCGAGAACTGGGCTTTCGACGTGGTCCTGGTGGATGTGGGCAGCATGCGCCCGACCGCTGCCGCCTTGGCCAGGAATGTAAGCCGCGAACCGGCGCTGGAACGCATCCGCATGGTGTTCGTCGAGGGGGACGAGCCCAATCCGGCCGAGTTGCAGGTGGAGCCGCACCGTGGCGCGGTGCTCAAGCGGCAGTTCAGCGAGTCAGAGCTGCAGGCCGTCCTCAACAAGCTGCTGCAAGTCGAGTCGGGCAGCGAACGCCGTTTCAGCTTGCTGGATGAGGCCGCCCGGCTGGGTGTCGATGACTCAGCTGCCGCTGCCACGCGATCGGCCGCGGAAGAAGCTGAACCGGCGGCGCAGGCGAAACTCGCCGGGCATGCGCTGCTGGTCGAGGACAATCCGGTCAACCGCCAGGTGGCGCAGCGGCTGCTCAGCTTGATCGGGATCACCTACGACATCGCCGAGAATGGCAAGGAAGGTTTCGAGATGATGGGGCGCGGCGTCTATGACGTCGTGCTGATGGATTGCCAGATGCCGGTGATGGATGGCTACACCGCCACCCGCTCGCGGCGCACCCTGGAGCAGGAGCGCAGTATGCCGCGCATCCCGATCATCGCGATGACGGCCAATGCGATGGCGGGCGACCGCGAGAAGTGCCTCGCCTCCGGCATGGATGACTACATGTCCAAGCCGCTCAACCGCGGCCTGCTGGAACAAACCATCCGCAAATGGATGCCGAAGCACCGCAAGGTCGAGGCGCCGCCGGCCCAGCCCCGGGCGCCCGAGGCCGAAAAACTGCACTCCGCGGTGCGCCAGACCGAACCGGTCAAATTGTCGCCGTCGACGCCCGCAATCAACGAAGCCATCGTCAACGAATTGATCGATGTCATGGGCAGCGAATTCACCTCGCTGGTCAAGGTCTACCTGGAGGACACGCCAAAGAACCTCGGCATCCTGGTGGCTGCCGCCGAGCGCGGCGACGTGCAGGCGATGATCGCTCCAGCTCATTCGCTGAAGTCGACCAGCGCCAATCTCGGCGCCATGGCTCTGTCGGATCTGGCCAAGTTGATCGAGCACGGCGCCCGCGCGGGCACCCTGCGCGATTCCATCGGAATGGCGCGTCAGGCCGGCACCGAGTTCCGGCGTGCCGCCGAGGAACTGCAGCGGCTGCTGCAGAATGCGGGCGTCTGA
- a CDS encoding phosphodiesterase, whose translation MFLSGEQDSEKHYEALSAGGDDFLAKPIRPKYLISAVTNRARRARLLARKRVLDPKDSTTGLYHRTYVIDRLNELLAHEDRGQQSGGVLFVEVEGAHAVREQRGLAAYEPVMRQVSATIASFARPDELAARYGDSSFLLLSPVRDLAELETLARQMAERLSHEQIEVERLRVPISARIGVAAFTPQMADAADMLNAAERACARASSLPGGNVAVYRPEVLAAAGSELVAAIRRALDGDGFQLLFQPIVSLHSTGEEQYEVLLRLRGDSGEIIGAQTIIDAARGADLVAAIDRWCLGKCLRVIEERKRAGRPVRLFVNQSVESTLDGERIAWLRQLLETRRVPPDALAMELKLSEVLARMRESMAYFEAVRKLGMRVVIDEFDGGLTALQLLGVLPADYLKLSDKYTRDNGIVVHSAELRTVVRAAHDGGRAVIAPKVETAQAAASLWTMGVDLIQGNFVQQPGAELGFDFSASAL comes from the coding sequence GTGTTCCTGTCGGGCGAGCAGGATTCGGAAAAGCATTATGAGGCGCTGTCTGCCGGCGGCGACGATTTCCTGGCCAAGCCGATTCGTCCCAAGTACCTGATCTCGGCGGTCACCAATCGCGCGAGGCGGGCGCGGCTGCTGGCGCGCAAGCGAGTGCTCGACCCCAAGGACTCGACCACTGGCCTGTACCATCGGACTTATGTCATCGACCGTCTGAACGAGTTGCTGGCGCACGAGGATCGTGGCCAGCAGTCCGGCGGCGTGCTGTTCGTCGAGGTCGAGGGTGCGCACGCGGTGCGCGAACAGCGCGGGCTGGCGGCCTATGAGCCGGTGATGCGCCAGGTCAGCGCCACCATTGCCAGTTTCGCGCGTCCGGATGAACTGGCTGCCCGCTATGGCGATTCCTCCTTCCTGCTGTTGAGTCCGGTGCGCGACCTTGCCGAACTCGAGACGCTCGCGCGTCAGATGGCCGAGCGCCTGAGTCATGAGCAGATCGAGGTCGAGCGCCTGCGGGTGCCGATTTCGGCGCGCATCGGTGTTGCCGCATTCACGCCGCAGATGGCCGATGCCGCCGACATGCTGAACGCCGCCGAGCGGGCCTGCGCACGCGCCAGTTCACTGCCTGGCGGCAATGTCGCGGTCTATCGCCCCGAGGTGTTGGCCGCGGCGGGCAGCGAACTCGTCGCGGCCATACGCCGCGCGCTCGACGGCGATGGTTTCCAGTTGCTGTTCCAGCCGATCGTCTCCTTGCATTCGACTGGCGAGGAGCAGTACGAAGTGTTGCTGCGCCTGCGTGGCGATTCCGGGGAGATCATCGGCGCGCAAACCATCATCGATGCTGCGCGCGGCGCCGATCTGGTCGCGGCCATTGACCGCTGGTGCCTGGGCAAGTGCCTGCGCGTGATCGAGGAGCGCAAGCGCGCGGGGCGGCCGGTGCGGCTGTTCGTCAACCAGTCGGTGGAGAGCACCCTGGATGGCGAACGCATCGCCTGGCTGCGCCAGTTGCTGGAGACGCGCCGGGTGCCGCCGGATGCATTGGCCATGGAATTGAAGCTGAGCGAGGTGCTCGCCCGGATGCGCGAGTCGATGGCTTATTTCGAGGCCGTGCGCAAGCTCGGCATGCGCGTGGTGATCGACGAGTTCGATGGCGGGCTGACGGCGCTGCAACTCCTGGGCGTGCTTCCGGCCGACTATCTCAAGCTGTCCGACAAGTACACTCGCGACAACGGCATCGTCGTGCACTCTGCGGAGCTGCGCACGGTGGTGCGTGCCGCCCATGATGGCGGACGTGCGGTGATCGCGCCCAAGGTCGAGACCGCGCAAGCTGCGGCCTCGCTGTGGACGATGGGCGTGGACCTGATCCAGGGTAATTTCGTGCAACAGCCGGGTGCCGAACTCGGTTTCGACTTCAGCGCATCGGCATTGTAG